ATAGGCTGCGTTGGGACCTACCTCCTCGATCACAGAATGCACGCTTCGCACAAAGGCCTCAAAGCTTGCAGAAGCTTCCAGTTCGATGATGCGAAGGCCGGGTTCAGGATCGAGCAGGGGTTCGTGGTTTGCAAATCGGAAGTATACCCTGCGGGAGCTTCCATTCCGAGCGGCGTCATCGTATGCCGTAACCAGTCGCTTGTAGTCAGTAAGATCCTCAAACCCCAGCACGACATTGTCGCCGGGTTCCAGCCCGCAGAGCACGGTGTCCAGTCCGGGCCAACCCGTGGATGCGCTGCAGGATTTTTCTTTCATCACTATTGCAAATCTCCTAGATGATGCCCTGATCGAGCATGGCATCCGCCACTTTGAGAAATCCGGCGATGTTGGCCCCCACGACGTAATTTCCCGGCGATCCATACTGCTCTGCGGTGACCCTGCATTGTTCGTGGATCTTCACCATGATCTCATGCAGACGTCGGTCCACCTCTTCGCGTGGCCAGTTCATTCGCATGGCATTCTGACTCATTTCCAGACCAGAAGTTGCGACACCGCCTGCGTTTGCGGCTTTGCTGGGAGCGTAGAAGATGCCAGCCTGCAGGAAGGCCTCAACCGCCTCTGGCGTGGATGGCATGTTTGCACCTTCGGAGATGACATGGCAGCCGTTTTTGAGTAGTTCTTTCGCATCGTCTCCATCCAGTTCGTTCTGTGTTGCGCTGGGGAATGCGACCTCGCAGGGGATGCTCCAAGGCACTTCATTTGCGCGGTATTCCACTCCCTTGAAGGTTTCAGCGTATTCACGGATGCGTCCTCGTTTCACATTTTTGAGGTGCTGAACGTAGGATAGTTTTTCGGCATCGATGCCAGCTGGATCGTAAATGGTGCCATCCGAGTCGGAAAGACTGAGCGGAATCGCCCCAAGATCGAGAAGTTTTTCGACGGTAAATTGGGCAACATTGCCCGATCCGGAAACGACGCATCGCTTTCCTTCGAGAGACTGATTAGCGGTTGCGAGCATCTCTTGCGCAAAATAGACGGCACCATATCCCGTTGCCTCGGGTCGAATAAGAGAGCCTCCCCAGTTGAGTCCCTTTCCGGTGAGAACGCCAGTGAACTGATTTTGCAGGCGTTTGTATTGACCAAACATGTAACCTACTTCCCGCTTCCCCACTCCGATATCTCCGGCCGGAACATCGGTATCTGCTCCGATGTGTCGCGCTAGTTCGGTCATGAAACTTTGACAAAACCGCATCACTTCGGCGTCGGACTTGCCCTTGGGATCAAAATCGGAGCCACCCTTTCCCCCACCCATGGGAAGAGTGGTCAGGGCATTCTTGAATACCTGTTCAAATCCCAGGAACTTCAGAATCCCTACATTCACACTTGGATGAAAGCGCAAACCGCCCTTGTAGGGACCTATCGCACTGTTGAACTGAATGCGAATCCCGCGATTGATGTGAACCCTTCCTTGATCATCCATCCAAGGGACTCGGAA
This Puniceicoccaceae bacterium DNA region includes the following protein-coding sequences:
- the gdhA gene encoding NADP-specific glutamate dehydrogenase; the encoded protein is MKNPNNYIEQILETVTRRNPAEPEFQQAVQEVLETLPVVLERRPELMEAAIVERMVEPERQIVFRVPWMDDQGRVHINRGIRIQFNSAIGPYKGGLRFHPSVNVGILKFLGFEQVFKNALTTLPMGGGKGGSDFDPKGKSDAEVMRFCQSFMTELARHIGADTDVPAGDIGVGKREVGYMFGQYKRLQNQFTGVLTGKGLNWGGSLIRPEATGYGAVYFAQEMLATANQSLEGKRCVVSGSGNVAQFTVEKLLDLGAIPLSLSDSDGTIYDPAGIDAEKLSYVQHLKNVKRGRIREYAETFKGVEYRANEVPWSIPCEVAFPSATQNELDGDDAKELLKNGCHVISEGANMPSTPEAVEAFLQAGIFYAPSKAANAGGVATSGLEMSQNAMRMNWPREEVDRRLHEIMVKIHEQCRVTAEQYGSPGNYVVGANIAGFLKVADAMLDQGII